The following proteins are co-located in the Sporolactobacillus pectinivorans genome:
- a CDS encoding threonine/serine exporter family protein — MDGFHRINDSNEKNVTHEVAAVCVLAGKILLENGAETFRIEDTMNRLAKSFSVDQAQSFVTPTGIIFAIEGCDVTQLVRITHRSTNLRKVTEVNSLSREVAEKMIELEAVHRRLTDIDRSAKVYPDWMQILAAAGASSCFLLMFLGRWEDALPAFIAGGTGQAGAIYFHRLTKVKFFSEFMSSILVGVIAVLSVKIGMGSELNKIIIGAVMPLVPGVPITNAVRDVMAGDLVSGLSKSAEAGLTAFAIGIGIALALSIN; from the coding sequence ATGGATGGTTTCCATAGAATCAATGATTCAAATGAGAAAAATGTTACGCATGAAGTTGCAGCAGTCTGCGTTTTGGCCGGCAAAATTCTCCTGGAAAACGGCGCAGAAACATTTCGCATTGAAGATACAATGAATCGTCTGGCAAAGAGCTTTTCTGTCGATCAGGCACAGAGCTTTGTGACGCCCACCGGGATCATTTTTGCCATAGAGGGCTGTGACGTAACTCAGCTTGTAAGAATTACCCATCGCAGCACAAATTTGCGCAAGGTGACTGAAGTGAATAGTCTGTCCAGGGAAGTAGCCGAAAAAATGATAGAACTTGAAGCAGTCCATCGCAGGCTGACGGATATTGACCGGTCAGCCAAAGTGTATCCTGACTGGATGCAAATACTGGCTGCTGCGGGTGCGAGTAGCTGCTTTCTGCTCATGTTTCTTGGAAGGTGGGAAGATGCGCTTCCGGCCTTTATCGCCGGCGGGACGGGGCAGGCAGGAGCCATTTATTTTCACCGTCTGACAAAGGTGAAATTTTTCTCCGAGTTTATGTCGTCCATTCTTGTTGGCGTGATTGCAGTTTTGAGTGTTAAAATCGGAATGGGTTCAGAACTGAATAAAATTATTATCGGGGCCGTCATGCCGCTTGTTCCCGGTGTTCCGATCACGAATGCTGTACGCGATGTGATGGCAGGGGATCTCGTGTCAGGATTGTCTAAATCGGCGGAAGCCGGTCTGACCGCTTTTGCCATCGGTATCGGTATTGCCTTAGCTTTATCAATTAATTGA
- a CDS encoding amidase translates to MSEIHSLSAIELKHAYMEGRLTPSEVVKDALERIDSLNPRFNAFVTLNREQALEQAESAGKRYRERNARPLEGIPVAIKDLTNTEGLRTTYGSLVYENHVPDRDATIVSRLKSAGAVILGKTNTPEFGHKGTTNNRLFGASRNPWQPDNGTGGSSGGSAAAVAAGFCPLAEGSDGGGSIRIPSSLCGVFGFKPSFGRIPADNHPEDLFANTVPFISYGPIARTVSDAALMFDAVQGPSLLDPYSLDRMNPSICETLGEKIKPFRIGYTLDFGMYHVDAEIQNVFERTLKKLEESGAIIEPADIRMEKDLRGYVRFFNRLWMIGLAVSTKDLMAGHQNELSETLVSMIHRGENATAEEFLNMNRYRTYIWKMFQEQFERYDVLVSPTLAAVAYPYEDEGPAHVNGQKINPESDWMMTSPVNLTGQPACSLPIGFTAAGLPVGMQCIGRRLDDRGLFQFAQWSETILNVPTLAPIEISMD, encoded by the coding sequence TTGTCAGAGATTCATTCTCTCAGTGCCATAGAATTAAAACATGCATACATGGAGGGTCGCCTGACTCCCTCCGAGGTTGTCAAGGATGCTCTGGAGCGTATTGACTCTTTGAACCCGCGGTTTAATGCTTTTGTAACGCTAAACCGAGAACAGGCACTGGAACAGGCTGAGTCAGCAGGTAAAAGATACAGGGAGCGGAATGCCCGGCCACTCGAAGGCATTCCCGTAGCAATCAAGGATTTGACAAACACAGAAGGGTTGCGTACAACTTATGGCAGCCTGGTTTATGAAAACCATGTCCCGGATCGCGACGCAACAATTGTTTCACGATTGAAATCGGCCGGTGCCGTGATTCTCGGCAAGACAAACACACCTGAATTTGGACACAAGGGTACGACCAACAATCGATTGTTTGGCGCTTCACGAAATCCCTGGCAACCCGATAACGGGACGGGGGGATCAAGCGGAGGCTCGGCTGCGGCCGTTGCAGCCGGATTTTGCCCACTGGCGGAAGGGAGTGATGGGGGAGGCTCGATTCGTATTCCATCCAGCTTGTGCGGTGTCTTCGGTTTCAAGCCGAGTTTCGGGCGTATTCCCGCAGATAACCATCCTGAAGATCTCTTTGCAAATACAGTACCCTTCATCAGTTATGGTCCGATAGCCCGCACGGTATCAGATGCTGCGTTGATGTTTGATGCAGTGCAGGGTCCGTCATTGCTTGATCCGTATTCGCTGGACCGGATGAATCCATCCATATGTGAAACACTTGGGGAAAAAATAAAACCGTTCCGTATCGGTTATACATTAGATTTTGGCATGTATCACGTGGATGCAGAAATTCAAAACGTTTTTGAAAGAACACTGAAGAAATTGGAAGAGTCCGGTGCTATCATCGAGCCGGCAGACATCCGAATGGAAAAAGATTTGCGGGGTTATGTCCGCTTTTTTAATCGCCTGTGGATGATTGGGCTTGCAGTAAGTACAAAAGACTTAATGGCAGGCCATCAGAATGAATTATCTGAAACGCTGGTTTCTATGATTCACAGAGGAGAAAATGCGACTGCCGAAGAGTTTTTGAATATGAATCGTTATCGGACTTATATCTGGAAAATGTTTCAGGAGCAATTTGAAAGATATGATGTTCTTGTCTCTCCGACGCTTGCCGCAGTGGCATATCCCTATGAGGACGAAGGACCGGCCCATGTCAATGGGCAGAAAATAAATCCGGAATCCGATTGGATGATGACCAGTCCGGTAAATTTGACGGGACAGCCGGCATGTTCCCTTCCAATCGGTTTTACAGCTGCCGGTCTTCCTGTCGGCATGCAATGCATCGGACGCCGGCTGGATGACAGAGGCCTGTTTCAATTTGCACAGTGGTCGGAGACAATACTAAATGTACCCACTTTGGCGCCCATTGAAATCTCGATGGACTAA
- a CDS encoding threonine/serine exporter family protein, protein MFAVQSVTSFLATCAFGIIYNIPRKPLFHGGLIGMIAWLIYFFLYQWNRNDFVATFAASFVVALMSQVFARLYKNPVIVYSVAGIIPLVPGGLTYSVMSQVVGDQYNLAIHLAEKAFVLSGAIAMGLIFAEVLYQIFKRNFLHNMKKINTRVAFLKK, encoded by the coding sequence ATGTTCGCTGTACAATCTGTGACGAGTTTCCTGGCAACATGTGCCTTCGGTATCATATACAATATTCCCCGCAAACCGCTGTTTCATGGCGGGCTAATTGGAATGATTGCCTGGCTGATCTATTTTTTCCTGTATCAGTGGAATCGTAATGATTTTGTCGCCACATTTGCTGCCTCCTTTGTAGTCGCATTAATGAGTCAGGTCTTCGCGAGGTTATATAAAAATCCTGTAATTGTCTACAGCGTAGCGGGCATTATACCGCTTGTTCCCGGAGGTCTGACTTACTCGGTCATGAGCCAGGTAGTCGGAGATCAGTATAATTTGGCCATTCATCTGGCCGAGAAAGCTTTTGTGCTCTCCGGAGCCATTGCCATGGGGCTGATATTCGCGGAAGTACTGTATCAGATCTTTAAGAGAAACTTTCTGCACAACATGAAAAAAATAAATACGCGTGTTGCTTTTTTGAAAAAATAG
- the gpmA gene encoding 2,3-diphosphoglycerate-dependent phosphoglycerate mutase produces the protein MVKLVLIRHGQSAWNLENRFTGWTDVDLTEKGEQEATEAGEILKKNGYTFDLAYTSVLTRANHTLWNVLHALDLTWIPVEHTWRLNERHYGALQGLNKAKTAEKYGAEQVHIWRRSADIQPPALTKDDERYIAQLNDPRYADLTEAEQPLTEDLLDTVDRVLVYWNKEIVPQLKDGKKVIVAAHGNSLRALVKHLDNVSADTIVGLNIPTGTPLVYELDENLKPLNRYYLGENGPLDKEVLPSAETK, from the coding sequence ATGGTTAAACTTGTATTGATCCGCCACGGACAAAGCGCTTGGAATCTGGAAAACAGGTTCACAGGCTGGACAGATGTTGATTTAACTGAAAAAGGAGAACAGGAAGCGACTGAAGCCGGGGAAATCCTTAAGAAGAATGGCTACACTTTTGATCTTGCCTATACTTCTGTACTGACGAGAGCAAATCATACGTTGTGGAATGTCCTTCACGCTCTTGATCTGACATGGATTCCTGTAGAACATACATGGCGTCTGAACGAGCGCCATTATGGCGCGCTTCAGGGCTTGAATAAAGCGAAGACTGCAGAGAAATACGGTGCCGAACAGGTACATATCTGGAGACGCTCCGCAGACATCCAGCCTCCTGCACTGACTAAGGATGATGAACGCTATATTGCCCAGTTGAACGACCCACGGTATGCAGACCTGACTGAAGCTGAACAACCGCTGACCGAAGATCTTCTGGATACGGTTGATCGCGTGCTCGTTTACTGGAACAAAGAAATCGTTCCTCAACTCAAGGACGGCAAAAAAGTGATTGTCGCTGCTCACGGCAATTCACTTCGCGCTCTGGTCAAGCATTTGGACAATGTTTCTGCCGATACAATCGTTGGCTTGAACATTCCTACAGGCACTCCGCTGGTTTATGAACTCGATGAAAATCTCAAGCCGTTAAATCGCTATTATCTCGGTGAAAACGGACCTTTAGACAAAGAAGTTCTTCCGTCTGCTGAAACAAAATAA